In Megalobrama amblycephala isolate DHTTF-2021 linkage group LG10, ASM1881202v1, whole genome shotgun sequence, one DNA window encodes the following:
- the plek gene encoding pleckstrin, which yields MEPTTIREGYLVKKGTVLNTWKVVWVVLADDAIEFYKKKTDNSPKGMIPLKGATLTSPCQDFTKRTLVFKVSAAKKQDHFFQATHLEERELWVKDVKRAITCLQGGKKFARKSTRRSIRLPENVNLSELYVLMKDQDTGVKELKLEKDKRLFNHCFTGNTVIDWLIAEGKARNRPEGLMLASGLLNEGFLQPAGDVSKDGAEKGAECVFLDQIEALYYFADSGFFCEGYSSDEDVIMKEEFRGAIVKQGCLLKQGHRRKNWKVRKFILRDDPAYIHYYDPTKGENDPLGSIHLRGSVVTAVEYVPDAKKLEADGNFFEIITSDETHYYLQAATSDERKDWIKAIQSVAKSGK from the exons ATGGAACCAACAACAATCAGAGAAGGATACTTGGTGAAAAAG GGTACTGTGCTGAACACGTGGAAAGTGGTGTGGGTGGTGTTAGCAGATGATGCCATCGAGTTTTACAAGAAGAAGACGGACAACAGTCCGAAGGGAATGATCCCTCTGAAGGGGGCGACTCTGACCAGCCCATGCCAGGATTTCACTAAAAGAACG CTAGTGTTTAAGGTCAGTGCAGCTAAGAAACAGGACCATTTCTTCCAAGCGACACACCTGGAGGAAAGGGAGCTTTGGGTTAAAGATGTCAAGAGAGCGATCACTTGTTTACAGGGCGGCAAGAAGTTTGCCAGGAAGTCAACGCGGAGATCCATTCGGTTACCGGAAAATGTTAACCTGAG TGAACTGTATGTTCTAATGAAAGATCAAGACACAGGTGTTAAAGAGCTGAAGCTAGAGAAGGACAAAAGGCTGTTTAATCACTGTTTCACAG GAAACACAGTGATCGACTGGTTGATCGCTGAGGGGAAGGCCAGAAACAGACCTGAAGGACTGATGCTGGCCAGCGGACTGCTCAATGAGGGATTCCTGCAGCCCGCTGGAGACGTGTCCAAAGATGGGGCAGAGAAAGGAGCAGAGTGTGTTTTCTTGGACCAAATTGAGGCTCTTTATTATTTT GCAGATAGTGGTTTCTTTTGTGAGGGTTACTCCAGTGATGAAGATGTGATCATGAAAGAGGAGTTCAGAGGTGCGATAGTCAAACAGGGCTGTTTGCTGAAACAG GGTCACCGGCGAAAGAACTGGAAAGTAAGAAAGTTTATCCTTAGAGATGATCCTGCTTATATTCACTACTATGATCCCACCAAG GGTGAGAATGATCCGCTCGGCTCCATTCACCTGCGTGGCTCAGTCGTGACTGCGGTGGAATATGTGCCTGATG CCAAGAAACTGGAGGCTGATGGGAATTTCTTTGAGATCATCACTTCGGATGAGACGCACTACTACCTGCAGGCAGCTACATCTGATGAGCGCAAGGATTGGATCAAAGCCATACAAAGTGTTGCAAAGTCAGGAAAATAA